CAACTTTGGTGTGCTCATATTTACTATATGAATTAATGGATTCATTAAAACCTGGCTTATGAATAAGGGCTAGATTTTCTCTTGAGATACCCAGGGACAGCCTACGCATGATTTGAAAAGCATCATCCGGTCTTCCTAGGTAATATATTTTAAGGTCATCAGGGTTTACATACCAAGCCTCTCCGTTTTCCTCGACTTGCAATATAATCAATCCTGAAAGACTGCGAGCTAAGTCAATATCACCATCGACAGGATTCCCCTCTTTGGCTAATTTTTGAAAATTAAATTCGGTTATTCCAAGACCGAGTTCACGCATTAAGGAGAATGCATCAGCTGGACGACCAAGGAAATATCTTTTATTATCTTTTGGGTAGATATACCAAGCTTCACCGTTTTGCTTCACATTAAGAAGAATCTTTCCAGAAAGTTTCTGAGATAAACTTTCTGCCGAAACAAAAGATGGCAAGACTATAAAAATAATTATACTAAATAATATTTTTTTCATTTACTTCAATAAGCTCTTATAAACTCTATATGGCTTTGGTCCAACCAAGGGTTCACCATTTATAAAGACCAAGGGTGTTCCATAAATATTAGTGGTGCCAACATTATAAATATTATTATCTATGGCGGTTGTTGTTTCAGGGGAATTAATACATTTGTTAATTTCTTCAATATTGTACCCACTCTTTTCAAGCGACATCAATAAATATTCAGGATTATTCACATCTTCTATTTTTGAATCAAACATTAAGTTCATAAAGTCCCAGTAATTTCTAGACTTATCGACTTGAGCACAATAGTCATATTTTGAAATATAGTTAGATTCATGATTGACTGGTAAATGTCCAAAATAAAAATTTGGTTTTTCTTTTTTTAATAATTTCATAATATCCGGATAGACTTTTCTGGTATATTCACAAGTATAACAACCAATAAAAACTACAGTGTTTTCTGAGTTATTATCAATAAATAACAATTTATTTAAGTCAATAAAATCAAGAGTCAAGTCATCTACTCCTAATTCTTCAGGTGAACAAATTGATTCCACTGGAGAGACTTTATTGTTTTCTCCAGTTGGGTCAAAAAGACAAAAGCCATCTTCATTTATTCCGTTGCAATTTCCGTAAAGGTAAAAGTTGTATCCACCACGAGCAACATATGCAGTACTTGCAATCATCAAAATAAAAAATATCCAAGCAATTAACTCAAAATACTTATTAAATATTTTAGCAAAAAAAGATGAACGTCGCATTAGAGCTACTAAAATAATTCCTCTTACTTTTTCCCTAAACCCAGTGTTGCATGGCCTAAAAGTAACTCGACGAAAAACGCAATCAAAAGCTTCCTTGGCAAACTTTCTGTGAGTTGCTGAAAATATTCCAAGTATGGAGAAAACAAGTAGA
This is a stretch of genomic DNA from Patescibacteria group bacterium. It encodes these proteins:
- a CDS encoding thioredoxin domain-containing protein, encoding MFCFIALLVFSILGIFSATHRKFAKEAFDCVFRRVTFRPCNTGFREKVRGIILVALMRRSSFFAKIFNKYFELIAWIFFILMIASTAYVARGGYNFYLYGNCNGINEDGFCLFDPTGENNKVSPVESICSPEELGVDDLTLDFIDLNKLLFIDNNSENTVVFIGCYTCEYTRKVYPDIMKLLKKEKPNFYFGHLPVNHESNYISKYDYCAQVDKSRNYWDFMNLMFDSKIEDVNNPEYLLMSLEKSGYNIEEINKCINSPETTTAIDNNIYNVGTTNIYGTPLVFINGEPLVGPKPYRVYKSLLK